GTCGGGGAACGCGGCGACGACCTGCACGCCACGGCCCGTCTGGACGTCGGTGCGGTACACCACCGCCGCGTCCGCGCTGCCCGACTCCACGTAGGCCAGGGTGGTGCGCACGTCGTGGCCCAGGATAAGGCGCGCCTGCACCGCGGGCCACAGGCCCAGAGAGACGAGCGCCTGTTTGGCGTAGAGGCCCGCCGGCGCAAGGTCGGGATCGGCTATCGCCAGCCGCACGTCGGGCTTCCTCAGGTCGTCCAGCGCGCGGACCGGGCCCGCTCCCCGTGGCGCGACCAGCACAAGATCGTTGGTCAGAAGCTCCCGCGAGGAGCCGGACACCGTCAGCCCCTTGCGCTCCATCTCCCGCACGGGCTGAACGCCCGCGGAGATGAACACGTCGGCGGAGGCCCCGCGCGCTATCTGCTGGGCCAGCGAATTGGACGGGCCGAAGTTGACGTCCGCGCGCACGCCGCGCTCCTTCTCGAACAGCTCCGCCTGCGCCTGCAGCACATCGGTGAGGCTGGCCGCGGCGAAGACCAGTATTCTCCCCCGCGGCGCGCTCCCGCAAGACGACAGCAGGACCAGCGCGACCGCAAGGGCGGCTACGTACCCCAGACGAAGGACAGGGTCAAAGGACATCATACGCCCGGCTCCGCCACGAGAGCGCCGCCGAGACATGAGCATGCGGTCACACGAACCGAGCGGAGAGGAGCCTCCCGCACAGCAAGAGGCGCCGGGCTACGCGGCCGACAGCCCAGCCCCGGCGTTCGCGGCGGCCTGCGCGGCCTGCACGTCCGCCTGGCCGAGCTTCTCCCGCAGGATGCGCTTCAGCACTTTGCCCATGGGGTTGCGCGGCAGCTCTTTGGCAAAGACCACCGACTCCGGCTTCTTGAAGCTGGACAGGCGCTGGCGGCAGAACTCTGTCAGCTCCTCCGGCGTGGCCTTCTGGGCGTTCTTCAGCACCACGATGGCCCGCACGCGTTCGCCCCACTCCACGTCCGGGATGCCGATGATGGCGGCGTCGTCCACGGCAGGGTGGGCCATGAGCGTCTGCTCCACCTCCTCCGGGCTGATCATCTCGCCGCCGCGCTTGATGATGTCCTTGGCGCGACCCGCCAGGAAGATGTAGCCGGCGTCGTCGCGGTAACCCAGGTCGCCGGTGTACAGCCAGCCGCCGCGGATGGTCTTCCGCGTGGCGTCCTCCTGCTTCCAATAGCCCTTCATGATGCGGTCGCCGCGCGCCACAATTTCCCCCACGACGCCTTCCGGCACGTCCCTGCCCATCTCGTCAACGATGCGCACCTCCACGTCCGATAGAGGCTTGCCGATGGAGCCGAGGCGCTTCAGGCGCTTATCCACCTCCGCGGGCGGCAGGCCCTTGGGGATCTTGTGGTCCTCCGGTCCGAGAGCGCAGATGGTGCCTGCAGACTCTGTCTGACCGAATGCGTTGATGAACTGCGTATCGGGCAGCGCGAAGATGGCCTTCTTGATGACCTCCAGCGGCATGGGCGCGGCGCCGTAGGTGATGACCTTGAGGCTGGACAGGTCGTACTTGCCGAAGTCCGGATTGTCCAGGAGCTGCTTGAGCATGGTGGGCACCATCATCGCCCGGTCCACCTTGTTCCGCTGGACCAGCTCCATCCACTCCTTCGGCTCGAACTGGCGCTGCACCACGAGGGTGCGCCCTCCATAGACAGAGGACATCATGGCCTGCACCCCTGCTATGTGGTACAGAGGCACCGTCAGGATGTTTTTCTCC
This genomic stretch from Dehalococcoidia bacterium harbors:
- the modA gene encoding molybdate ABC transporter substrate-binding protein codes for the protein MMSFDPVLRLGYVAALAVALVLLSSCGSAPRGRILVFAAASLTDVLQAQAELFEKERGVRADVNFGPSNSLAQQIARGASADVFISAGVQPVREMERKGLTVSGSSRELLTNDLVLVAPRGAGPVRALDDLRKPDVRLAIADPDLAPAGLYAKQALVSLGLWPAVQARLILGHDVRTTLAYVESGSADAAVVYRTDVQTGRGVQVVAAFPDDSHPLIVYSAVVVRASPNSASAAAFLDFLQGPSAREVFQAYGFVPAPRK
- a CDS encoding long-chain-fatty-acid--CoA ligase; amino-acid sequence: MLTTEFLTIASAICPDKEAVVFESRHLTFADLNDRTNRLANALRGLGVGKGDRLAVLQVNCNEVVETYFAAAKLGAVWSPLNFRARADELSYMINNAEARALLVGKRYWDTAHSMRPHLKTVRHIISLEGKAEGMEEYDALLSAASADEVMPDSADDDTTILMFTAGTTGSPKGVSFTHQSFSGYVLNNVTPADPDTVEKNILTVPLYHIAGVQAMMSSVYGGRTLVVQRQFEPKEWMELVQRNKVDRAMMVPTMLKQLLDNPDFGKYDLSSLKVITYGAAPMPLEVIKKAIFALPDTQFINAFGQTESAGTICALGPEDHKIPKGLPPAEVDKRLKRLGSIGKPLSDVEVRIVDEMGRDVPEGVVGEIVARGDRIMKGYWKQEDATRKTIRGGWLYTGDLGYRDDAGYIFLAGRAKDIIKRGGEMISPEEVEQTLMAHPAVDDAAIIGIPDVEWGERVRAIVVLKNAQKATPEELTEFCRQRLSSFKKPESVVFAKELPRNPMGKVLKRILREKLGQADVQAAQAAANAGAGLSAA